From Peromyscus maniculatus bairdii isolate BWxNUB_F1_BW_parent chromosome 8, HU_Pman_BW_mat_3.1, whole genome shotgun sequence, a single genomic window includes:
- the Nr1d1 gene encoding nuclear receptor subfamily 1 group D member 1, translating into MTTLDSNNNTGGVITYIGSSGSSPSRTSPESLYSDSSNGSFQSLTQGCPTYFPPSPTGSLTHDPARSFGSVPPSLSDDSSPSSASSSSSSSSSSSSSFYNGSPPGSLQVAMEDSSRVSPSKGTSNITKLNGMVLLCKVCGDVASGFHYGVHACEGCKGFFRRSIQQNIQYKRCLKNENCSIVRINRNRCQQCRFKKCLSVGMSRDAVRFGRIPKREKQRMLAEMQSAMNLANNQLSSLCPLETSPAPHPTSGSVGPSTPPAPAPTPLVGFSQFPQQLTPPRSPSPEPTVEDVISQVARAHREIFTYAHDKLGTSPGNFNANHASSSSPSATTPHRWESQGCPPTPNDNNILAAQRHNEALNGLCQGPSSYPPTWPSGSAHHSCHQPNSNGHRLCPTHVYSASEGEAPANSLRQGNTKNVLLACPMNMYPHGRSGRTVQEIWEDFSMSFTPAVREVVEFAKHIPGFRDLSQHDQVTLLKAGTFEVLMVRFASLFNVKDQTVMFLSRTTYSLQELGAMGMGDLLNAMFDFSEKLNSLALTEEELGLFTAVVLVSADRSGMENSASVEQLQETLLRALRALVLKNRPSETSRFTKLLLKLPDLRTLNNMHSEKLLSFRVDAQ; encoded by the exons ATGACGACTCTGGACTCCAACAACAACACAG GTGGTGTTATCACCTACATCGGCTCCAGTGGCTCCTCCCCCAGCCGGACCAGCCCCGAGTCTCTCTACAGTGACAGTTCCAATGGCAGCTTCCAGTCCCTGACTCAAGGTTGTCCCACATACTTCCCACCATCACCCACCGGCTCCCTCACCCACGACCCTGCCCGCTCTTTTGGAAGTGTACCACCCAGCCTCAGTGATGATAGCTCCCCTTCTTCGGCATCttcgtcgtcctcctcctcctcctcctcttcctcctccttctacaACGGGAGCCCCCCAGGAAGTCTACAAGTGGCCATGGAAGACAGCAGCCGAGTGTCTCCCAGCAAGGGCACCAGCAACATTACCA AGCTGAATGGCATGGTGCTACTGTGTAAAGTATGTGGGGACGTGGCCTCAGGCTTCCACTACGGCGTGCATGCCTGTGAGGGCTGCAAG GGCTTTTTCCGTCGGAGCATCCAACAGAATATCCAGTACAAACGGTGTCTGAAAAATGAGAATTGCTCCATCGTCCGGATCAATCGTAACCGCTGCCAGCAATGTCGCTTCAAGAAGTGTCTCTCTGTTGGCATGTCCAGAGATG CTGTGCGTTTTGGGCGCATCcccaagagagagaagcagcGGATGCTCGCTGAGATGCAGAGCGCCATGAACTTGGCCAACAACCAACTGAGCAGCCTGTGCCCTCTGGAGACCTCACCTGCCCCGCACCCCACCTCAGGCTCCGTAGGCCCCTCGACACCTCCTGCGCCAGCCCCCACGCCTTTGGTGGGCTTCTCTCAGTTCCCACAACAGCTGACACCGCCCAGATCCCCCAGCCCTGAACCCACCGTGGAGGATGTCATATCCCAGGTGGCTCGGGCCCATCGAGAAATCTTCACCTATGCCCACGACAAGTTAGGCACCTCCCCTGGCAACTTCAATGCCAATCATGCATCATCAAGTAGCCCTTCAGCTACTACCCCACACCGCTGGGAGAGTCAGGGATGCCCCCCTACCCCTAATGACAATAACATTTTGGCGGCTCAGCGTCATAATGAAGCACTGAATGGTCTATGCCAAGGCCCCTCCTCCTACCCTCCTACCTGGCCCTCTGGCTCTGCCCACCACAGCTGCCACCAACCAAACAGCAACGGGCATCGTCTATGCCCCACCCACGTCTACTCGGCCTCCGAAGGCGAGGCACCTGCCAACAGTCTCCGGCAAGGCAACACCAAGAATGTTCTGTTG GCATGTCCCATGAACATGTATCCCCACGGACGCAGTGGCCGGACCGTGCAAGAGATTTGGGAAGACTTCTCAATGAGCTTCACGCCTGCTGTGCGGGAAGTGGTAGAATTTGCCAAGCACATCCCCGGCTTCCGTGACCTTTCCCAGCACGACCAGGTGACCCTGCTTAAGGCTGGCACCTTTGAG GTGTTGATGGTGCGTTTTGCATCATTGTTCAACGTGAAGGACCAGACAGTGATGTTCCTGAGCCGCACGACCTACagcctgcaggagctgggtgccATGGGCATGGGCGACCTGCTCAATGCCATGTTTGACTTCAGCGAGAAGCTCAACTCCCTGGCGCTTACCGAGGAGGAGCTGGGCCTTTTCACCGCTGTGGTGCTTGTCTCTGCAG ACCGCTCGGGAATGGAGAATTCCGCTTCGGTAGAGCAGCTCCAGGAGACGCTGCTGCGGGCCCTTCGGGCTCTGGTGCTGAAGAACCGGCCCTCGGAGACTTCCCGCTTCACCAAGCTGCTGCTCAAGCTGCCGGACCTGCGGACCCTGAACAACATGCATTCCGAGAAGCTGCTGTCCTTCCGGGTGGACGCCCAGTGA
- the Msl1 gene encoding male-specific lethal 1 homolog isoform X1: MTMRSAVFKAAAAPAGGNPEQRLDYERAAALGGPEDESGAAEAHFLPRHRKLKEPGPPLASSQGGSPAPSPAGCGGKGRGLLLPAGAAPGQQEESWGGSVPLPCPPPATKQAGIGGEPVAAGAGCSPRPKYQAVLPIQTGSLVAAAKEPTPWAGDKGGAAPPAATASDPAGPPPLPLPGPPPLAPTATAGTLAASEGRWKSMRKSPLGGGGGSGASSQAACLKQILLLQLDLIEQQQQQLQAKEKEIEELKSERDTLLARIERMERRMQLVKRDSEKERHKLFQGYETEEREETELTEKIKLERQPELCETSQALPSKPFSCGRSGKGHKRKTPFGNTERKTPVKKLAPEFSKVKTKTPKHSPIKEEPCGSLSETVCKRELRSQETPEKPRSSVDTPPRLSTPQKGPSAHPKEKAFSSEMEDLPYLSTTEMYLCRWHQPPPSPLPLRESSPKKEETVARCLMPSSVAGETSVLAVPSWRDHSVEPLRDPNPSDILENLDDSVFSKRHAKLELDEKRRKRWDIQRIREQRILQRLQLRMYKKKGIQESEPEVTSFFPEPDDVESLMITPFLPVVAFGRPLPKLTPQNFELPWLDERSRCRLEIQKKQTPHRTCRK, from the exons ATGACCATGAGATCCGCAGTGTTCAAGGCGGCCGCGGCTCCTGCCGGCGGCAACCCCGAGCAGCGACTGGACTACGAGCGGGCGGCGGCGCTGGGTGGGCCCGAGGACGAGTCCGGGGCGGCCGAAGCCCACTTCCTCCCCCGGCATCGGAAGCTCAAGGAGCCGGGGCCCCCGCTGGCCTCCTCCCAGGGCGGGAGTCCCGCGCCCTCTCCGGCCGGCTGCGGCGGCAAGGGCCGGGGCTTGTTACTCCCGGCCGGGGCGGCCCccgggcagcaggaagagagctggGGCGGCTCGGTGCCCTTGCCCTGTCCGCCCCCAGCCACCAAACAAGCCGGCATCGGCGGGGAGCCAGTCGCAGCCGGCGCCGGCTGCAGCCCCCGGCCCAAGTATCAGGCGGTGCTGCCCATTCAGACGGGCTCGCTCGTGGCGGCGGCCAAAGAGCCTACGCCCTGGGCTGGGGACAAGGGTGGGGCGGCTCCCCCAGCCGCCACCGCCTCGGACCCGGCGGGACCCCCACCACTACCTCTGCCCGGGCCGCCACCCCTCGCGCCCACCGCCACGGCCGGGACCCTGGCGGCCAGCGAGGGCAGATGGAAGAGTATGAGGAAGAGCCCTCTCGGGGGTGGCGGCGGCTCGGGAGCCTCCAGTCAGGCCGCCTGCCTCAAACAGATCCTCCTGCTGCAACTGGACCTCAtcgagcagcagcagcagcagttgcAGGCCAAGGAAAAAGAGATCGAGGAGCTCAAGTCCGAGAGAGACACG CTCCTTGCTCGGATTGAACGTATGGAAAGGCGGATGCAGTTGGTAAAGAGGGATAGCGAGAAAGAAAGGCACAAGCTGTTTCAGGGCTATgaaactgaagagagagaagaaacagagttgACTGAGAAAATTAAACTGGAGCGCCAGCCGGAGCTTTGCGAGACATcccaggctctgccttccaagcctTTCTCATGTGGACGGAGTGGAAAGGGACACAAAAG GAAAACCCCATttggaaatacagaaagaaagactCCTGTTAAAAAGCTGGCTCCTGAATtttcaaaagtcaaaacaaaaactccTAAGCACTCTCCCATTAAAGAGGAACCCTGTGGTTCCTTATCAGAAACTGTTTGTAAACGTGAATTGAGGAGCCAAGAAACCCCAGAAAAGCCCCGCTCTTCAGTGGATACCCCACCAAGACTCTCCACTCCCCAAAAGGGACCCAGCGCCCACCCCAAGGAGAAAGCCTTCTCAAGTGAGATGGAAGATTTGCCGTACCTTTCCACCACAGAAATGTATTTGTGTCGTTGGCACCAGCCTCCGCCATCACCGTTACCATTACGGGAATCCTCTCCAAAGAAGGAGGAGACTGTAGCAA GGTGTCTGATGCCATCAAGTGTTGCAGGAGAAACTTCAGTCTTGGCTG ttcCTTCTTGGAGGGACCACTCGGTAGAGCCTCTAAGGGACCCAAATCCTTCAGACATTTTGGAG AACCTGGATGACAGTGTGTTTTCAAAGAGGCATGCAAAACTGGAGCTAgatgagaagaggagaaaaag GTGGGATATCCAGAGGATCAGGGAACAAAGGATTTTACAGCGACTGCAGCTCAGGatgtataaaaagaaaggaattcaGGAATCCGAGCCTGAGGTTACCTCATTTTTCCCTGAGCCCGATGACG TGGAAAGTTTGATGATTACCCCCTTCTTGCCTGTTGTAGCATTCGGACGACCATTACCAAAATTAACTCCACA GAACTTTGAGCTGCCCTGGTTGGATGAGCGAAGCCGTTGCAGGTTGGAGATCCAGAAGAAGCAAACACCTCACCGGACGTGTAGGAAGTAG
- the Msl1 gene encoding male-specific lethal 1 homolog isoform X2: MTMRSAVFKAAAAPAGGNPEQRLDYERAAALGGPEDESGAAEAHFLPRHRKLKEPGPPLASSQGGSPAPSPAGCGGKGRGLLLPAGAAPGQQEESWGGSVPLPCPPPATKQAGIGGEPVAAGAGCSPRPKYQAVLPIQTGSLVAAAKEPTPWAGDKGGAAPPAATASDPAGPPPLPLPGPPPLAPTATAGTLAASEGRWKSMRKSPLGGGGGSGASSQAACLKQILLLQLDLIEQQQQQLQAKEKEIEELKSERDTLLARIERMERRMQLVKRDSEKERHKLFQGYETEEREETELTEKIKLERQPELCETSQALPSKPFSCGRSGKGHKRKTPFGNTERKTPVKKLAPEFSKVKTKTPKHSPIKEEPCGSLSETVCKRELRSQETPEKPRSSVDTPPRLSTPQKGPSAHPKEKAFSSEMEDLPYLSTTEMYLCRWHQPPPSPLPLRESSPKKEETVAIPSWRDHSVEPLRDPNPSDILENLDDSVFSKRHAKLELDEKRRKRWDIQRIREQRILQRLQLRMYKKKGIQESEPEVTSFFPEPDDVESLMITPFLPVVAFGRPLPKLTPQNFELPWLDERSRCRLEIQKKQTPHRTCRK; the protein is encoded by the exons ATGACCATGAGATCCGCAGTGTTCAAGGCGGCCGCGGCTCCTGCCGGCGGCAACCCCGAGCAGCGACTGGACTACGAGCGGGCGGCGGCGCTGGGTGGGCCCGAGGACGAGTCCGGGGCGGCCGAAGCCCACTTCCTCCCCCGGCATCGGAAGCTCAAGGAGCCGGGGCCCCCGCTGGCCTCCTCCCAGGGCGGGAGTCCCGCGCCCTCTCCGGCCGGCTGCGGCGGCAAGGGCCGGGGCTTGTTACTCCCGGCCGGGGCGGCCCccgggcagcaggaagagagctggGGCGGCTCGGTGCCCTTGCCCTGTCCGCCCCCAGCCACCAAACAAGCCGGCATCGGCGGGGAGCCAGTCGCAGCCGGCGCCGGCTGCAGCCCCCGGCCCAAGTATCAGGCGGTGCTGCCCATTCAGACGGGCTCGCTCGTGGCGGCGGCCAAAGAGCCTACGCCCTGGGCTGGGGACAAGGGTGGGGCGGCTCCCCCAGCCGCCACCGCCTCGGACCCGGCGGGACCCCCACCACTACCTCTGCCCGGGCCGCCACCCCTCGCGCCCACCGCCACGGCCGGGACCCTGGCGGCCAGCGAGGGCAGATGGAAGAGTATGAGGAAGAGCCCTCTCGGGGGTGGCGGCGGCTCGGGAGCCTCCAGTCAGGCCGCCTGCCTCAAACAGATCCTCCTGCTGCAACTGGACCTCAtcgagcagcagcagcagcagttgcAGGCCAAGGAAAAAGAGATCGAGGAGCTCAAGTCCGAGAGAGACACG CTCCTTGCTCGGATTGAACGTATGGAAAGGCGGATGCAGTTGGTAAAGAGGGATAGCGAGAAAGAAAGGCACAAGCTGTTTCAGGGCTATgaaactgaagagagagaagaaacagagttgACTGAGAAAATTAAACTGGAGCGCCAGCCGGAGCTTTGCGAGACATcccaggctctgccttccaagcctTTCTCATGTGGACGGAGTGGAAAGGGACACAAAAG GAAAACCCCATttggaaatacagaaagaaagactCCTGTTAAAAAGCTGGCTCCTGAATtttcaaaagtcaaaacaaaaactccTAAGCACTCTCCCATTAAAGAGGAACCCTGTGGTTCCTTATCAGAAACTGTTTGTAAACGTGAATTGAGGAGCCAAGAAACCCCAGAAAAGCCCCGCTCTTCAGTGGATACCCCACCAAGACTCTCCACTCCCCAAAAGGGACCCAGCGCCCACCCCAAGGAGAAAGCCTTCTCAAGTGAGATGGAAGATTTGCCGTACCTTTCCACCACAGAAATGTATTTGTGTCGTTGGCACCAGCCTCCGCCATCACCGTTACCATTACGGGAATCCTCTCCAAAGAAGGAGGAGACTGTAGCAA ttcCTTCTTGGAGGGACCACTCGGTAGAGCCTCTAAGGGACCCAAATCCTTCAGACATTTTGGAG AACCTGGATGACAGTGTGTTTTCAAAGAGGCATGCAAAACTGGAGCTAgatgagaagaggagaaaaag GTGGGATATCCAGAGGATCAGGGAACAAAGGATTTTACAGCGACTGCAGCTCAGGatgtataaaaagaaaggaattcaGGAATCCGAGCCTGAGGTTACCTCATTTTTCCCTGAGCCCGATGACG TGGAAAGTTTGATGATTACCCCCTTCTTGCCTGTTGTAGCATTCGGACGACCATTACCAAAATTAACTCCACA GAACTTTGAGCTGCCCTGGTTGGATGAGCGAAGCCGTTGCAGGTTGGAGATCCAGAAGAAGCAAACACCTCACCGGACGTGTAGGAAGTAG